In Arthrobacter sp. MN05-02, the genomic stretch CCTTGCTTCGGATGACGACAATACTTAGACGATACGCACCGTCTCGATAAGTTTCCACTTAGGCTGTTGTGATGTCGATCAACCATCGGGCCGGTGCCCAACGCAGCGAAGCAGCGCGGGTGGCCATTCTCACTGCTGCAGCGCAGATCTTCGCCTCCAACGGGTACGAGCGGCTGACGATGGAGGGCGTTGCGTCAGCCGCGAAGGTCGGCAAGCAAACTATCTATCGGTGGTGGCCGTCCAAGAGCGCGCTGGTCGCCGAGTGCCTGGCCGAGGGGTATCTGCTGCCCAATGACCGACTAGATCCGCCGAACTCCGGGCATGTGATGGAGGACATTATCTCGTGGTATTCCGGGCTTGCGGTGTACTTCCAGTCCGGGAACAACGACCAGCTTTTCCTGTCCCTGATTTCCGCTGCGGCAAGCGACTCCGGTGTCGCTGAGCACTTCAACGCCCGCTTCGGGGGTGGGCATGCGATCAAGGCCAGGCTCCAGCAGGGCATCGATGCCGGAGAGCTACGCGCGGACGTGCCCATACACCAGGTGGGTGAAGCGTTGATTGGGACTCTGGCCCTGCGGATACTTGCCCGGACAGCCCTGGAGCCGGCGTTTCCGCACGACATGGTGCTCCTGGTGCTCGCCCCGTTCCGGCTCGGCAAGTCGCCGCGGTAGCCCTGACTCTCATAAAGAAAAACACTCACCGGACGTGGTGGCTGGGTGCGCATTTTCCAATCAGTCCACGCCGACCGCATTTGGAACGACGGGATCTTGGGGAACATGAACCCTCGTGCTGCACCGGATACTGAGGCAGGAGCGGTGGTCTTCTGGATGCCGCAGGAGGTGAATCACGGCATCCGAGCTAGGCGGAATCACGGGCAATGACCGTTGAGGGGATCGCCGGCCACTGGCCATCGGTCTGGCCCAGAGCTGATCGTGCTGCGCGCCGCCCGTAGGTTTCTGCATCGATGTGCACCGTTGTCAGGCGTGGCGACCATAAAGCCCCGTGAGCGGTGTCATCGAATCCGATTACTGCTAGATCCTTCGGTGCATGCAGGCGGAGGGTGTTCATCGCGCCAAGGACACCGAGTGCGACATCATCGTCGAACGCCGCGATCGCGCTGACATCAGGGTTCTCTACGAGCAATTGTTGGATCGCCTCAGCAACCCTGAGGCGCTCAGTAGACACCGTGAGCAGTTCGGCCGGTTGAATGCCTAGCTCCGTGCAAGCTCGCTGCATGTGTTCGAGCCTGCTGGACACAAGTGCCAGCAGCGGTGAGGCCTCGGGTGCGGCGAAGGCAATCCGCTTGTGCCCCCGTTCGACGAGATAACGGAACTGGGTGAATGTGTGCGCGGCGAGCCCGTAGGCCCACCCTCCGTCAGGGCTGGCGGGTTCCTCGTTGGCGAAGGGATGCAGCACATCAACGACGGCGCGGGGGTTGATGGCGTCGATGACGGCTAGGAGCGCATCGGGTTCGCCGTGATGCACGAACAAAACATGCCCGCATTTGGAAACTTCGTCCGCCATGCCAGCAATAAAGCTATCCAGGCTGTTTCCTCCAGCGAAGGGCCCCACGTCAAGCACGACGACTCGGGAGGCACCCTCACGAAGCGCACGCCCGATGCTGTGTGGCTTGTATCCCAAAGCGCGGGCAGCATCGCGAACACGCTGACTGGTTTCGGGCCGAATCGTCTGGCCTGGTGTCTCATTGAGCACAAAGCTCACTGTCGCGGCAGATACTCCAGCCGCCCGGGCCACGTCCTTCATGGTGACCCTCAACGTCTTGTTCACCCTCCGATAGTACGGGCGGAAAGGGCTCGCACTAATTCGTTTTAGTACGTACAGTCCCTCCTAGTCCCATCAATCAGTAGGTGCAGCGCGTGAGGAGAAACCATGAAGTCCGTCCACGTCACTGGGATCGATACCGTCCAGTGGATTGAGGTCGAGAAGCCCCAGGCGGGCCCGGCCGATGTGCTCCTGGCCATGAAAGCTTGCGGCATCTGCGGTTCCGATGCCATGTACGCCCATGTCGGTGGGATCCTTCCCCGTCAAGGTGCGACACCGTTGGGGCACGAGCCCGCGGCTGAAGTGATAGAGGTCGGTTCCACCGTCGAGGGGATCGCGGTCGGTGACCACGTGGTCATCGACACCATGGCGTTTTCTGATGGGTTGCTGGGTTCTGGCGGCGCGCAAGGAGCCCTGTCGGAGTTCGTCGTTGTGCGCGACGCCGAGGTCGGACGTCAGCTACGGGTGATTCCCCGGCACATCCCATGGGAAGTCGCCGCTCTCAACGAGCCGATGGCTGTTGCTTTGCACGCCGTGAACCGCACGAAACCTACTTCCGGCAACAAGGTCGTGATCTTCGGAGCGGGACCCATCGGACTGGGTGCTGTTCTTGGCTATCGCCGGCAGGGCGTGGGCAGTATCGTCGTCGTCGACATCCTTCCGGCTCGACTGGAGACAGCGAAGAAAATCGGTGCAGACGCAGTAATCAACTCCGCCGAAGAGAACGTGGGCGAGCGACTAGTCGAACTCCACGGTGACGCCTCAAGCATGCTCACCCCAGGTGTGCGGCCCGGTACCGACATCTACCTTGATGCCGCCGGTGTGCCTGCGATCCCTGAGACGGTCACGAGCATCGCCAAGCACGGCGCTACCTACGGTATCGTCGCAACCCACAAGCGCCCCCGTAGAGCTCAACTTCGGCAACATGCTCACCACCGAGCTGAGCATCGTCTTCTCCATGGGCTACCCGACCGAGATCTTCGAGGTCACCGATGACATCATCGAGAACTGGGAGAAGTACGCATTGATCATCAGTGATCGTTTGCCTTTCAGGCGGGCACTCGAAGCACTCACCCTCGCCTCAACGCCCGGGGCCGCGGACAAGGTGTCCGTCCTCTTCGATTAATGCACTGAGCAACAGTTCAGGACCGCCTCTTTGTGGCCGTTTCGTCTCGGAAAGCTTTAGGTTTTCGAGACATGCGCGGAATGGTTACGGGGTAGCAGTTCGGCTACGTCGCTGGATCTCTCGATAGACCGTGGTTCGGGAGACACCCATGAGTTCGGCGATCTCACCTCGGGTGTACTCGCCGCCGTCGACTAGACCGAGTAGGTGCTTGCGCTGGTGCTCCGAGAGCTTGGGTTGCTTGCCGCGAAGCCTGCCCTTTGCTTTGGCGACCGCCATGCCTTCTCGAGTCCGGGCACGGATCAAATCAGACTCGAACTCAGCCACGATGCCCAGGACATTGAACAGGAGCCGGCCGACAGGGTCTGTCGGCTCATAGATGCTGCCGCCGAGACTCAGGGGCCACGCCTTTGCGGGTGAGTTCATCGGCGATGTCGCGAGCATCGATCACCGAGCGCGCCAGTCGGTCGAGTTTCGTTACCACCAGGGTGTCGCCTCTGCGGCAGGAAGCCAGCGCTTCCCGTAGTCCCGGTCTGGTCCGGTTCGTACCTGTGAAGCCATGATCGACATGAATGTTTTCGGGGTCGACCCCGAGAGCCACGAGACCGTCACGCTGAACCGTGAGGTCCTGGCCAGCGGTCGAAACGCGCGCATACCCGATCTTCATCGAATCAGTGTTGCAGATAAGGCACCTATACGCCCGTTTTCATCGTCCCGGCTAAACGCCCGTTTCACGTGTTAATGGCAGTTGTGGCCTGCCGTCAGTTCTCACGGTCGCCTGCACAGATGCTCCAGGTCGTCTGAACGGTCGCAAACTGACCGGCTTGCGGGCGGTTGTAGATGAGGGACTTTGAGAGCTTGATCATCGGAAATGTCATGGTTAGCTGATCCCATGACCGAGCCGCCCAGAACCAAACCACTCCACCCTGCACGGCGGCGCTTGATTATCGCGGTAGTGATTTGGGCACTGGTGATTCGGACGCTCATCCTCATCGCCACAGACACCCTCGGAGTACCAGACGTCTGGAGCGAGGTAGTCAGTATCGCGCTCTTCCTTGCGATCTTTATCCCTCTCAGCGTCGCTGCGGTGAAGGAACTCAACGACTTTCGGAAGCGAGGGCTAGAACCCCTTCCTCAAATCCCAACCCGTCGTTCACTGATCGCCCTCGGCGTCTTCACGGTCCTCTTTTGGGGTTTCTTCATCTGGTTCATCCAATGGAGCGGCAACTTCGTGTTTCCCCTCCTGCCGATCCTGTGCATCATTGCACTGGGAGTCAACATCCGCAGGTACTACCTAGCAGGACAACCACTCGACGACGCCCAGTCGCAATCTGATTGATGCTGTCGGCCACCGGCTTGTGGACGCCGCCACAGGGATGGGTGCGTCGTGAAAATACACCCTCTCGGTAGGCTGAAGAGGGTCGGCCCCATTTTCCCTTCAACGCTAGGTGCATCGCATGACATTTCTGGAAATCAGCGGACTGACCCTCATCGGAGTTGTCTTTGTAGTTGCTCTCTATGCACTGTTCCGGCGCGATCGCATCCTAAATAGCGGTCGAAGCAAGGTTTTTGTTGCTGGATCGATGTCGATTTTGATCGTTGGCCTGGCATTGCTCGTGGGTCCAGCTTTCTTCAACAACTAGTGTCCGTTCTCATGGTCGCCTGCACAATCACTTTAGGTCGCCTCCACGGACGCAGGCCGACCGGCTTGCGGACGGAAAGATCCGGTCGCTGGAGGGCTTAACTCCTCTCACTTCCTCCTCATTGCTTCCTCGGCTACATCTCGGCACCGCACTTATCTACCTGAGCAGGAGGACAGGCCCATTTGGAAGTGACAACACATCTACGATTGGCCTAACCGCTTAGCGGGATGATCGACTTACCACCACCAATCCTTATTTTTGAGAGTAACCTATCAAGACGATTCGGATGTTCAAGCGGTTTGGAAGAGAGATGCCGCAACCCGTACGGGCCCTTGGATGGGCGATACTGCCAACATCTCTATTGGGTGTCCTGCTTATCTCGCTGACCGGGGCCGCTTGGGCTCTACGCAGTGCTCTTGCGGCGGCTGGGGTCATGGTAGTTATTATCGGTGTTTGTGTCTTTCGAGATATCAATGAAGCCGCTACAACCTGGTCGCGTCTGTATAAAGAAGGTCGTGGGATCTCTCCTGAGCA encodes the following:
- the gutB gene encoding threonine dehydrogenase (possible pseudo due to frameshift), encoding MKSVHVTGIDTVQWIEVEKPQAGPADVLLAMKACGICGSDAMYAHVGGILPRQGATPLGHEPAAEVIEVGSTVEGIAVGDHVVIDTMAFSDGLLGSGGAQGALSEFVVVRDAEVGRQLRVIPRHIPWEVAALNEPMAVALHAVNRTKPTSGNKVVIFGAGPIGLGAVLGYRRQGVGSIVVVDILPARLETAKKIGADAVINSAEENVGERLVELHGDASSMLTPGVRPGTDIYLDAAGVPAIPETVTSIAKHGATYGIVATHKRPRRAQLRQHAHHRAEHRLLHGLPDRDLRGHR
- a CDS encoding hypothetical protein (possible pseudo due to internal stop codon/frameshift); this translates as MLATSPMNSPAKAWPLSLGGSIYEPTDPVGRLLFNVLGIVAEFESDLIRARTREGMAVAKAKGRLRGKQPKLSEHQRKHLLGLVDGGEYTRGEIAELMGVSRTTVYREIQRRSRTATP
- a CDS encoding hypothetical protein (possible pseudo due to frameshift) — its product is MKIGYARVSTAGQDLTVQRDGLVALGVDPENIHVDHGFTGTNRTRPGLREALASCRRGDTLVVTKLDRLARSVIDARDIADELTRKGVAPESRRQHL
- a CDS encoding hypothetical protein (possible pseudo due to frameshift), which gives rise to MLTTELSIVFSMGYPTEIFEVTDDIIENWEKYALIISDRLPFRRALEALTLASTPGAADKVSVLFD
- a CDS encoding LacI family transcriptional regulator → MKDVARAAGVSAATVSFVLNETPGQTIRPETSQRVRDAARALGYKPHSIGRALREGASRVVVLDVGPFAGGNSLDSFIAGMADEVSKCGHVLFVHHGEPDALLAVIDAINPRAVVDVLHPFANEEPASPDGGWAYGLAAHTFTQFRYLVERGHKRIAFAAPEASPLLALVSSRLEHMQRACTELGIQPAELLTVSTERLRVAEAIQQLLVENPDVSAIAAFDDDVALGVLGAMNTLRLHAPKDLAVIGFDDTAHGALWSPRLTTVHIDAETYGRRAARSALGQTDGQWPAIPSTVIARDSA